A single window of Eucalyptus grandis isolate ANBG69807.140 chromosome 1, ASM1654582v1, whole genome shotgun sequence DNA harbors:
- the LOC104437801 gene encoding uncharacterized protein LOC104437801, with product MPRSSRHKSSKHSSRDARDYSDSEDDSSLKERKGNEEGNARVLKDAGPSEKRKVDSKDGKELYGSGNGEYLDDYGSSKRRKEKVVDGAGDRWNGGGGGEADERGGDSSKKAKGASESKSRRRDDEIEEMKRSGGKSEKHRETSRKEGRESERRGREAKGEKSGDNEEGRSSKREITTESRAEAAVHNPDSLSENLLEGRSKRRRDDSVDWSKYQDDIGDGKNRHTSSVEDAAKDVRRKDEKQRDDRYRDRYREEVDRDSKNRVEKKKDEFPAKDRTGSKSNDKYLKDDRDNTEARQKKSKAHDGLREHDIDSARDYDHDRDQDRDRERDRDRDREHDQDGYRNRDRIRSGERDRNPARDKERDRDWEHDHDRDRDRDRDRDRDRDREWEVELAHHDDRSIKYKDRRGRKRSPDDHDDYGDSKLRGSKAHNSDSEKRSLSGSKVEVDGRVGSQSRQAHAEITVNSSRRRASPTLSSHGGTDEHRNVRQDDLKYRDPPNETRLKATERGSKYRSLEKPGKMDEGHYVELSGERSSSSKASPMGLVERSPSSPGLERRHVHRTGVRRSLDVEEGRSSRGSADARDVSVGEGRFTRDIPSDKPVLDESPQADSSFYNRPGQRGSSIPPPPFRVGVESPTFMGLEEDGRNNLNARYKRSGDLNLGRGPMNNWRSVPNWPSPVPNGFMPFQHGPPHGNFQGLMPHFPSPPLFGVRPPIDINQSGIPYQMPDTDRFPGHMRPLGWPNMIDASGPPRLPGWDVNSGALRNEPPIYAGPDWDHSRHPVNSRGWESSADMWKGHSGGANVDLPSTSHKESVPALVPVNEGPAGQGTQKANNEDIHEVVQAKAAETKASVASSEKETFKSSTEIAGESKPDSSKLSESNKPINISGFYLSKLDISAELVHSEVYQCCLNLLDGEPNSTADEDPITRVILKNRPRLEPKASGGSLSSSLFPAIDDSVFQKAMDLYKKERLETRDVAMSKGGLLDFVLSTTLNKVKVQDGVCHEVEKQEPAHTVDERVQSPTLAADQMGVKAMLSAAGEEKLGDLVVISRKDVPEPILVSSSQKSGQVLNGQDLGEDLNGLSPGEEGDLVHKSVILDDARADHILSSDHASQAAAVLPIDDSGIELAVKTASDLVSEETGHFGNKVGDSLVVDGPSSTHEASMPGSNESPLVNLSRIHHSPESTH from the exons ATGCCGAGGAGTTCGCGACACAAGTCGAGCAAGCACAGCTCGAGGGACGCGAGGGATTATTCCGACTCGGAGGATGACTCGAGCTTGAAGGAGCGGAAGGGGAACGAGGAGGGCAATGCTAGGGTGCTGAAGGATGCGGGCCCGAGCGAGAAGCGGAAGGTCGATTCGAAGGATGGCAAGGAGCTGTACGGTTCCGGGAATGGCGAGTACTTGGATGACTATGGTTCTTCGAAGAGGCGGAAGGAGAAGGTGGTGGATGGAGCGGGTGACAGGTGgaacggcggcggtggtggcgaaGCGGATGAAAGAGGCGGTGACAGCTCGAAGAAGGCAAAGGGGGCGAGCGAATCAAAGAGTAGGCGAAGGGACGATGAGATTGAGGAGATGAAGAGGAGTGGTGGAAAGAGTGAAAAGCACAGGGAGACGAGTCggaaggaggggagagagagcgaaaggagagggagagaagccAAAGGCGAAAAATCAGGTGATAACGAAGAAGGAAGGAGCTCTAAACGTGAAATTACTACTG AGTCAAGAGCAGAGGCAGCGGTGCATAATCCTGACTCATTATCGGAAAACCTCCTTGAAGGACGAAGTAAGAGGAGGAGAGATGACTCTGTTGATTGGAGCAAGTATCAAGATGACATTGGCGATGGAAAGAATAGGCATACTTCTTCTGTGGAGGATGCTGCGAAGGATGTGAGACGGAAAGATGAAAAGCAGAGGGATGATAGATACAGGGATCGGTACCGGGAAGAGGTTGACAGGGACAGCAAGAACCgtgttgaaaagaagaaagatgagttTCCTGCAAAAGATCGCACTGGAAGCAAATCCAATGATAAGTACTTGAAGGATGATCGAGATAATACTGAGGCTCGACAGAAGAAATCTAAAGCCCATGATGGACTCCGTGAGCATGACATCGATTCTGCCCGTGATTATGACCATGACAGGGACCAGGACAGGGACAGGGAGAGGGACAGGGACAGGGACAGGGAACATGATCAGGATGGATACCGAAATCGAGATCGAATTCGGAGTGGTGAGCGTGATCGTAATCCTGCTCGGGATAAGGAGAGGGATCGTGATTGGGAGCATGATCATGATCGAGACCGAGACCGAGACCGAGACCGTGACCGTGACCGTGACCGTGAATGGGAGGTTGAGCTTGCTCATCATGATGATAGGAGTATTAAGTACAAAGATCGCAGAGGAAGGAAAAGATCTCCAGATGATCACGATGATTATGGTGATAGTAAACTTAGAGGTAGTAAAGCTCATAATTCTGATTCAGAAAAGAGGTCTTTGAGTGGAAGCAAAGTTGAGGTAGATGGTAGAGTTGGATCTCAATCTCGTCAAGCCCATGCCGAGATCACTGTGAACAGCAGTAGACGCCGAGCCTCCCCGACTTTAAGTTCACATGGCGGCACCGATGAACATAG GAATGTTAGGCAAGATGACCTAAAGTACAGGGATCCGCCTAACGAGACTCGGCTGAAAGCAACAGAGAGGGGTTCAAAATACAGATCTCTGGAAAAGCCAGGTAAAATGGATGAGGGTCACTATGTGGAGTTGTCAGGTGAAAGATCTTCAAGCTCCAAGGCGTCACCCATGGGTTTGGTGGAAAGATCTCCTTCATCACCTGGTCTAGAGCGTAGACATGTGCATAGAACTGGTGTTAGGAGAAGTCTTGATGTGGAAGAAGGACGAAGTAGCCGTGGTTCTGCTGATGCTAGAGATGTGTCTGTTGGCGAGGGAAGATTCACTCGTGATATACCTTCAGACAAACCAGTATTAGATGAGTCTCCTCAAGCAGATTCGTCTTTCTACAATAGACCTGGTCAGAGGGGTTCTTCAATACCTCCACCACCTTTCAGGGTTGGAGTGGAAAGCCCTACCTTCATGGGATTGGAAGAAGACGGCAGGAATAACCTAAATGCCCGTTACAAGCGTAGTGGGGATCTGAACTTGGGGAGAGGACCCATGAATAATTGGAGGAGTGTTCCAAATTGGCCTTCTCCGGTACCAAATGGTTTCATGCCTTTCCAACATGGACCACCTCATGGAAACTTCCAAGGATTGATGCCacattttccttctcctccattATTTGGTGTTAGACCTCCAATAGATATTAATCAGTCTGGAATACCTTATCAAATGCCTGATACTGACAGATTTCCTGGCCATATGCGCCCACTTGGATGGCCAAATATGATCGATGCATCTGGCCCTCCTCGCTTGCCTGGATGGGATGTGAACAGTGGTGCTTTGAGGAATGAACCTCCGATTTATGCTGGACCTGATTGGGATCATAGTAGGCATCCGGTGAATAGTCGAGGATGGGAAAGTAGTGCAGACATGTGGAAGGGGCATTCCGGGGGTGCTAATGTGGACTTGCCATCCACATCCCATAAAGAGTCCGTTCCGGCGCTCGTACCTGTGAATGAAGGTCCTGCCGGGCAGGGAACTCAAAAGGCTAATAATGAGGATATCCATGAGGTTGTTCAGGCAAAAGCTGCTGAAACCAAGGCTAGTGTTGCTTCTTCTGAGAAAGAAACCTTCAAGTCTTCTACAGAGATAGCCGGTGAAAGCAAACCCGATTCTTCCAAGTTATCAGAAAGCAATAAGCCAATAAATATTAGCGGGTTCTATCTTTCTAAGCTTGACATCTCAGCAGAGCTTGTTCATTCGGAGGTGTATCAGTGCTGCTTGAACTTATTGGATGGGGAACCAAATTCTACTGCTGATGAAGACCCCATAACGCGTGTCATTCTTAAG AATCGCCCAAGATTGGAGCCGAAGGCATCTGGTGGTTCATTGAGCAGTTCGCTGTTTCCTGCTATAGATGATTCTGTTTTTCAG AAAGCAATGGACCTGTACAAAAAGGAGAGGCTGGAAACTAGGGATGTTGCCATGTCTAAAGGTGGATTGCTTGATTTTGTATTGTCAACTACCCTTAATAAGGTAAAAGTGCAAGATGGAGTCTGCCATGAGGTTGAGAAGCAAGAGCCAGCTCACACAGTTGATGAAAGGGTACAATCACCTACTTTGGCTGCTGATCAAATGGGAGTAAAAGCAATGTTAAGTGCTGCGGGGGAGGAAAAGCTTGGGGACTTGGTTGTGATTTCTAGAAAGGATGTTCCAGAACCTATCCTCGTTTCTTCTTCCCAGAAATCAGGACAAGTTTTGAACGGTCAGGATCTGGGGGAAGATCTGAATGGATTATCTCCTGGGGAGGAGGGAGATTTGGTACACAAGTCCGTAATTCTGGATGATGCACGTGCAGATCACATTTTATCGAGTGATCATGCTTCACAAGCTGCTGCTGTTTTGCCCATTGATGACAGTGGCATAGAGTTGGCGGTCAAGACTGCAAGTGATCTTGTTTCTGAGGAAACCGGGCATTTTGGTAATAAAGTAGGTGATTCTTTAGTTGTTGATGGTCCTTCCAGTACCCACGAGGCATCAATGCCTGGGTCAAATGAGTCTCCCCTGGTAAATTTAAGTCGGATACATCATTCTCCTGAAAGTACACATTAG